The Phoenix dactylifera cultivar Barhee BC4 unplaced genomic scaffold, palm_55x_up_171113_PBpolish2nd_filt_p 000241F, whole genome shotgun sequence genome has a window encoding:
- the LOC103718037 gene encoding uncharacterized protein LOC103718037 isoform X4, which yields MLRKKCRLWWPEQLLSSQPNSNLLLFGWYICSVNSLDIIVATAISPHEISPCLLQSSLQEILHSVNGAMPLRLQDLSTISILGHCTADCTGKVLKLMGTQNNDSPRKSNSERLECPGVEENSSLKTHSDDRVNQQCHQKLFADTSDENCARWNCGCKKLDQFTEPHRQSFIRNGNWIQVLCKSQRILCKEIPELHHMHLNGDTLSAHDVHLIIYELPTYGRNHFSLSSWGSSGHVGSPFKKPNWVNELDKKPMLLDLDSVMLALNCATAAKVLLEQHMGTFDPVIHLFWISTLVSTVWQTMAVLVASVATARYILLQALYRFLSYGSQTFFFILSKMFAHTWKNVHIRSCQFLYWPVILQGTGFSSQSNVEYAHRSALRKHFMWSNVAMDVIFGIIIGLALLANAEAVCFWILIVVRGITDNLLRLGCVWLMGVPAGFKLNTELAELLGMISLNAIQIFSTLCFFLSTYLSYFVEGLALSGIVFGLTVPAALCIDMLKLATLHVLTLHWLISFLYSQQIQALASLWRLFRGRKWNPLRQRLDSYDYTVEQHVVGSLLFTPLLLLLPTTSVFYIFFTMLSTTITFICIMIEITISVLHATPLAEILLWIAQRRRFPSGIWFEIISGPTACTYAGDGLSGDSLSSDLDARKTACFFKGGSKTLVSLLRSNYATIGKIIAPHYRNIFCGVRPSFGPSLAYGVLSGQRIPSTLQTSLPPTLPWMNINFREYWRLCHDAVLSFRL from the exons ATGCTGAGAAAGAAATGTAGGCTATGGTGGCCGGAGCAGCTGTTATCTTCCCAGCCCAACTCAAATCTCTTACTTTTTGGCTGGTATATATGTTCTGTAAATTCTCTCGACATCATTGTGGCTACTGCAATTTCTCCACATGAGATTTCGCCTTGCCTTCTTCAATCCAGTCTTCAG GAAATCCTTCATTCTGTAAATGGAGCTATGCCTCTGCGACTCCAAGATTTGTCAACAATCTCTATTCTTGGACACTGCACTGCAGATTGCACtggtaaagttttgaaattgaTGGGCACCCAAAACAATGATTCTCCCAGGAAAAGCAATAGCGAGCGACTAGAATGTCCTGGAGTGGAAGAAAATTCTTCATTAAAAACTCATAGTGATGACAGGGTGAATCAACAGTGCCATCAGAAACTATTTGCAGACACATCTGATGAAAATTGTGCAAGATGGAATTGTGGTTGCAAAAAGCTAGATCAATTTACAGAACCTCACCGGCAGTCTTTTATTAGAAATGGTAACTGGATTCAAGTACTCTGTAAATCCCAAAGAATCTTGTGCAAAGAGATCCCGGAGTTGCATCACATGCATCTTAATGGCGATACATTGTCAGCACATGATGTCCAC CTTATAATATATGAGCTCCCAACCTATGGTCGAAATCATTTCTCTTTGAGCTCTTGGGGTTCTTCTGGGCATGTGGGATCCCCTTTCAAGAAACCAAACTGGGTAAATGAGCTTGACAAGAAACCAATGCTTCTTGATTTG GACTCAGTTATGTTGGCACTTAACTGCGCAACGGCTGCTAAGGTACTGCTGGAGCAGCATATGGGTACCTTTGATCCTGTGATCCACTTGTTTTGGATATCCAC GTTGGTATCCACAGTATGGCAAACAATGGCTGTTTTGGTGGCCTCAGTTGCCACTGCTAGATACATCTTACTTCAAGCACTCTATAGGTTTCTGAGTTATGGATCTCAAActttcttctttatcttatccaagATGTTCGCTCACACGTGGAAGAACGTGCACATACGCAGTTGTCAGTTCTTGTATTGGCCAGTAATTCTTCAAGGTACTGGTTTCAG TTCCCAATCAAATGTTGAATATGCACACAGATCTGCATTACGGAAGCACTTCATGTGGTCTAATGTTGCCATGGATGTTATTTTTGGTATTATTATTGGTCTAGCATTGTTGGCTAATGCTGAAGCTGTTTGCTTTTGGATTTTGATTGTGGTACGTGGCATAACAGACAATCTGTTGCGCTTGGGTTGTGTATGGTTGATGGGTGTTCCTGCAGGCTTCAAGCTGAATACTGAACTAGCAGAGCTTCTTGGCATGATTTCACTCAATGCAATTCAAATTTTCTCTACCCTCTGTTTCTTTCTAAGTACTTATCTCAGTTATTTCGTCGAGGGGCTTGCATTGTCCGGAATTGTCTTTGGCCTGACCGTACCAGCTGCTTTGTGCATAGACATGCTTAAGCTTGCAACATTGCATGTTTTGACTCTTCATTGGTTGATATCATTTCTCTATTCACAACAGATCCAGGCTTTAGCATCTTTGTGGCGCCTTTTCAG AGGACGAAAATGGAATCCTCTTCGGCAGAGGTTAGATAGTTACGATTACACAGTTGAGCAGCATGTCGTTGGTTCACTTCTTTTTACACCTCTCTTACTTCTTCTACCAACAACTTCTGTATTCTACATTTTTTTCACCATGCTGAGTACCACCATCACTTTCATCTGCATCATGATCGAGATCACTATTTCTGTCCTGCATGCTACTCCTTTGGCTGAAATCTTACTATGGATCGCACAAAGAAGGAGATTTCCCTCTGGAATATGGTTTGAAATCATATCTGGTCCAACTGCCTGTACTTATGCAGGTGATGGACTGTCAGGTGATTCTCTGTCATCCGATTTGGATGCAAGGAAAACAGCTTgcttcttcaagggaggatcaAAAACTTTGGTTTCACTTCTCCGTAGTAATTATGCTACAATAG GTAAAATTATCGCACCACATTACCGGAATATATTCTGTGGGGTCAGGCCATCCTTCGGCCCATCATTGGCATATGGAGTCCTCAGTGGTCAGAG AATCCCATCTACTTTGCAAACTAGTCTGCCTCCCACATTGCCCTGGATGAACATTAACTTTCGCGAATATTGGAGGTTGTGCCATGATGCTGTGCTTTCATTCAGATTATGA
- the LOC103718037 gene encoding uncharacterized protein LOC103718037 isoform X2 yields the protein MKINNTPARLHPCLLCQPRTFENLTNFFPSSSVPNKLQCLHQHCPARQHHRYLRKAPLPLLHPPQIRYQGGGIPSARWRCNVCDIKMLRKKCRLWWPEQLLSSQPNSNLLLFGWYICSVNSLDIIVATAISPHEISPCLLQSSLQEILHSVNGAMPLRLQDLSTISILGHCTADCTGKVLKLMGTQNNDSPRKSNSERLECPGVEENSSLKTHSDDRVNQQCHQKLFADTSDENCARWNCGCKKLDQFTEPHRQSFIRNGNWIQVLCKSQRILCKEIPELHHMHLNGDTLSAHDVHLIIYELPTYGRNHFSLSSWGSSGHVGSPFKKPNWVNELDKKPMLLDLDSVMLALNCATAAKVLLEQHMGTFDPVIHLFWISTLVSTVWQTMAVLVASVATARYILLQALYRFLSYGSQTFFFILSKMFAHTWKNVHIRSCQFLYWPVILQGTGFSSQSNVEYAHRSALRKHFMWSNVAMDVIFGIIIGLALLANAEAVCFWILIVVRGITDNLLRLGCVWLMGVPAGFKLNTELAELLGMISLNAIQIFSTLCFFLSTYLSYFVEGLALSGIVFGLTVPAALCIDMLKLATLHVLTLHWLISFLYSQQIQALASLWRLFRGRKWNPLRQRLDSYDYTVEQHVVGSLLFTPLLLLLPTTSVFYIFFTMLSTTITFICIMIEITISVLHATPLAEILLWIAQRRRFPSGIWFEIISGPTACTYAGDGLSGDSLSSDLDARKTACFFKGGSKTLVSLLRSNYATIGKIIAPHYRNIFCGVRPSFGPSLAYGVLSGQRIPSTLQTSLPPTLPWMNINFREYWRLCHDAVLSFRL from the exons CAATGTATGTGATATAAAGATGCTGAGAAAGAAATGTAGGCTATGGTGGCCGGAGCAGCTGTTATCTTCCCAGCCCAACTCAAATCTCTTACTTTTTGGCTGGTATATATGTTCTGTAAATTCTCTCGACATCATTGTGGCTACTGCAATTTCTCCACATGAGATTTCGCCTTGCCTTCTTCAATCCAGTCTTCAG GAAATCCTTCATTCTGTAAATGGAGCTATGCCTCTGCGACTCCAAGATTTGTCAACAATCTCTATTCTTGGACACTGCACTGCAGATTGCACtggtaaagttttgaaattgaTGGGCACCCAAAACAATGATTCTCCCAGGAAAAGCAATAGCGAGCGACTAGAATGTCCTGGAGTGGAAGAAAATTCTTCATTAAAAACTCATAGTGATGACAGGGTGAATCAACAGTGCCATCAGAAACTATTTGCAGACACATCTGATGAAAATTGTGCAAGATGGAATTGTGGTTGCAAAAAGCTAGATCAATTTACAGAACCTCACCGGCAGTCTTTTATTAGAAATGGTAACTGGATTCAAGTACTCTGTAAATCCCAAAGAATCTTGTGCAAAGAGATCCCGGAGTTGCATCACATGCATCTTAATGGCGATACATTGTCAGCACATGATGTCCAC CTTATAATATATGAGCTCCCAACCTATGGTCGAAATCATTTCTCTTTGAGCTCTTGGGGTTCTTCTGGGCATGTGGGATCCCCTTTCAAGAAACCAAACTGGGTAAATGAGCTTGACAAGAAACCAATGCTTCTTGATTTG GACTCAGTTATGTTGGCACTTAACTGCGCAACGGCTGCTAAGGTACTGCTGGAGCAGCATATGGGTACCTTTGATCCTGTGATCCACTTGTTTTGGATATCCAC GTTGGTATCCACAGTATGGCAAACAATGGCTGTTTTGGTGGCCTCAGTTGCCACTGCTAGATACATCTTACTTCAAGCACTCTATAGGTTTCTGAGTTATGGATCTCAAActttcttctttatcttatccaagATGTTCGCTCACACGTGGAAGAACGTGCACATACGCAGTTGTCAGTTCTTGTATTGGCCAGTAATTCTTCAAGGTACTGGTTTCAG TTCCCAATCAAATGTTGAATATGCACACAGATCTGCATTACGGAAGCACTTCATGTGGTCTAATGTTGCCATGGATGTTATTTTTGGTATTATTATTGGTCTAGCATTGTTGGCTAATGCTGAAGCTGTTTGCTTTTGGATTTTGATTGTGGTACGTGGCATAACAGACAATCTGTTGCGCTTGGGTTGTGTATGGTTGATGGGTGTTCCTGCAGGCTTCAAGCTGAATACTGAACTAGCAGAGCTTCTTGGCATGATTTCACTCAATGCAATTCAAATTTTCTCTACCCTCTGTTTCTTTCTAAGTACTTATCTCAGTTATTTCGTCGAGGGGCTTGCATTGTCCGGAATTGTCTTTGGCCTGACCGTACCAGCTGCTTTGTGCATAGACATGCTTAAGCTTGCAACATTGCATGTTTTGACTCTTCATTGGTTGATATCATTTCTCTATTCACAACAGATCCAGGCTTTAGCATCTTTGTGGCGCCTTTTCAG AGGACGAAAATGGAATCCTCTTCGGCAGAGGTTAGATAGTTACGATTACACAGTTGAGCAGCATGTCGTTGGTTCACTTCTTTTTACACCTCTCTTACTTCTTCTACCAACAACTTCTGTATTCTACATTTTTTTCACCATGCTGAGTACCACCATCACTTTCATCTGCATCATGATCGAGATCACTATTTCTGTCCTGCATGCTACTCCTTTGGCTGAAATCTTACTATGGATCGCACAAAGAAGGAGATTTCCCTCTGGAATATGGTTTGAAATCATATCTGGTCCAACTGCCTGTACTTATGCAGGTGATGGACTGTCAGGTGATTCTCTGTCATCCGATTTGGATGCAAGGAAAACAGCTTgcttcttcaagggaggatcaAAAACTTTGGTTTCACTTCTCCGTAGTAATTATGCTACAATAG GTAAAATTATCGCACCACATTACCGGAATATATTCTGTGGGGTCAGGCCATCCTTCGGCCCATCATTGGCATATGGAGTCCTCAGTGGTCAGAG AATCCCATCTACTTTGCAAACTAGTCTGCCTCCCACATTGCCCTGGATGAACATTAACTTTCGCGAATATTGGAGGTTGTGCCATGATGCTGTGCTTTCATTCAGATTATGA
- the LOC103718037 gene encoding uncharacterized protein LOC103718037 isoform X1: MKINNTPARLHPCLLCQPRTFENLTNFFPSSSVPNKLQCLHQHCPARQHHRYLRKAPLPLLHPPQIRYQGGGIPSARWRCNVCDIKMLRKKCRLWWPEQLLSSQPNSNLLLFGWYICSVNSLDIIVATAISPHEISPCLLQSSLQIQEILHSVNGAMPLRLQDLSTISILGHCTADCTGKVLKLMGTQNNDSPRKSNSERLECPGVEENSSLKTHSDDRVNQQCHQKLFADTSDENCARWNCGCKKLDQFTEPHRQSFIRNGNWIQVLCKSQRILCKEIPELHHMHLNGDTLSAHDVHLIIYELPTYGRNHFSLSSWGSSGHVGSPFKKPNWVNELDKKPMLLDLDSVMLALNCATAAKVLLEQHMGTFDPVIHLFWISTLVSTVWQTMAVLVASVATARYILLQALYRFLSYGSQTFFFILSKMFAHTWKNVHIRSCQFLYWPVILQGTGFSSQSNVEYAHRSALRKHFMWSNVAMDVIFGIIIGLALLANAEAVCFWILIVVRGITDNLLRLGCVWLMGVPAGFKLNTELAELLGMISLNAIQIFSTLCFFLSTYLSYFVEGLALSGIVFGLTVPAALCIDMLKLATLHVLTLHWLISFLYSQQIQALASLWRLFRGRKWNPLRQRLDSYDYTVEQHVVGSLLFTPLLLLLPTTSVFYIFFTMLSTTITFICIMIEITISVLHATPLAEILLWIAQRRRFPSGIWFEIISGPTACTYAGDGLSGDSLSSDLDARKTACFFKGGSKTLVSLLRSNYATIGKIIAPHYRNIFCGVRPSFGPSLAYGVLSGQRIPSTLQTSLPPTLPWMNINFREYWRLCHDAVLSFRL; the protein is encoded by the exons CAATGTATGTGATATAAAGATGCTGAGAAAGAAATGTAGGCTATGGTGGCCGGAGCAGCTGTTATCTTCCCAGCCCAACTCAAATCTCTTACTTTTTGGCTGGTATATATGTTCTGTAAATTCTCTCGACATCATTGTGGCTACTGCAATTTCTCCACATGAGATTTCGCCTTGCCTTCTTCAATCCAGTCTTCAG ATTCAGGAAATCCTTCATTCTGTAAATGGAGCTATGCCTCTGCGACTCCAAGATTTGTCAACAATCTCTATTCTTGGACACTGCACTGCAGATTGCACtggtaaagttttgaaattgaTGGGCACCCAAAACAATGATTCTCCCAGGAAAAGCAATAGCGAGCGACTAGAATGTCCTGGAGTGGAAGAAAATTCTTCATTAAAAACTCATAGTGATGACAGGGTGAATCAACAGTGCCATCAGAAACTATTTGCAGACACATCTGATGAAAATTGTGCAAGATGGAATTGTGGTTGCAAAAAGCTAGATCAATTTACAGAACCTCACCGGCAGTCTTTTATTAGAAATGGTAACTGGATTCAAGTACTCTGTAAATCCCAAAGAATCTTGTGCAAAGAGATCCCGGAGTTGCATCACATGCATCTTAATGGCGATACATTGTCAGCACATGATGTCCAC CTTATAATATATGAGCTCCCAACCTATGGTCGAAATCATTTCTCTTTGAGCTCTTGGGGTTCTTCTGGGCATGTGGGATCCCCTTTCAAGAAACCAAACTGGGTAAATGAGCTTGACAAGAAACCAATGCTTCTTGATTTG GACTCAGTTATGTTGGCACTTAACTGCGCAACGGCTGCTAAGGTACTGCTGGAGCAGCATATGGGTACCTTTGATCCTGTGATCCACTTGTTTTGGATATCCAC GTTGGTATCCACAGTATGGCAAACAATGGCTGTTTTGGTGGCCTCAGTTGCCACTGCTAGATACATCTTACTTCAAGCACTCTATAGGTTTCTGAGTTATGGATCTCAAActttcttctttatcttatccaagATGTTCGCTCACACGTGGAAGAACGTGCACATACGCAGTTGTCAGTTCTTGTATTGGCCAGTAATTCTTCAAGGTACTGGTTTCAG TTCCCAATCAAATGTTGAATATGCACACAGATCTGCATTACGGAAGCACTTCATGTGGTCTAATGTTGCCATGGATGTTATTTTTGGTATTATTATTGGTCTAGCATTGTTGGCTAATGCTGAAGCTGTTTGCTTTTGGATTTTGATTGTGGTACGTGGCATAACAGACAATCTGTTGCGCTTGGGTTGTGTATGGTTGATGGGTGTTCCTGCAGGCTTCAAGCTGAATACTGAACTAGCAGAGCTTCTTGGCATGATTTCACTCAATGCAATTCAAATTTTCTCTACCCTCTGTTTCTTTCTAAGTACTTATCTCAGTTATTTCGTCGAGGGGCTTGCATTGTCCGGAATTGTCTTTGGCCTGACCGTACCAGCTGCTTTGTGCATAGACATGCTTAAGCTTGCAACATTGCATGTTTTGACTCTTCATTGGTTGATATCATTTCTCTATTCACAACAGATCCAGGCTTTAGCATCTTTGTGGCGCCTTTTCAG AGGACGAAAATGGAATCCTCTTCGGCAGAGGTTAGATAGTTACGATTACACAGTTGAGCAGCATGTCGTTGGTTCACTTCTTTTTACACCTCTCTTACTTCTTCTACCAACAACTTCTGTATTCTACATTTTTTTCACCATGCTGAGTACCACCATCACTTTCATCTGCATCATGATCGAGATCACTATTTCTGTCCTGCATGCTACTCCTTTGGCTGAAATCTTACTATGGATCGCACAAAGAAGGAGATTTCCCTCTGGAATATGGTTTGAAATCATATCTGGTCCAACTGCCTGTACTTATGCAGGTGATGGACTGTCAGGTGATTCTCTGTCATCCGATTTGGATGCAAGGAAAACAGCTTgcttcttcaagggaggatcaAAAACTTTGGTTTCACTTCTCCGTAGTAATTATGCTACAATAG GTAAAATTATCGCACCACATTACCGGAATATATTCTGTGGGGTCAGGCCATCCTTCGGCCCATCATTGGCATATGGAGTCCTCAGTGGTCAGAG AATCCCATCTACTTTGCAAACTAGTCTGCCTCCCACATTGCCCTGGATGAACATTAACTTTCGCGAATATTGGAGGTTGTGCCATGATGCTGTGCTTTCATTCAGATTATGA
- the LOC103718037 gene encoding uncharacterized protein LOC103718037 isoform X3: MLRKKCRLWWPEQLLSSQPNSNLLLFGWYICSVNSLDIIVATAISPHEISPCLLQSSLQIQEILHSVNGAMPLRLQDLSTISILGHCTADCTGKVLKLMGTQNNDSPRKSNSERLECPGVEENSSLKTHSDDRVNQQCHQKLFADTSDENCARWNCGCKKLDQFTEPHRQSFIRNGNWIQVLCKSQRILCKEIPELHHMHLNGDTLSAHDVHLIIYELPTYGRNHFSLSSWGSSGHVGSPFKKPNWVNELDKKPMLLDLDSVMLALNCATAAKVLLEQHMGTFDPVIHLFWISTLVSTVWQTMAVLVASVATARYILLQALYRFLSYGSQTFFFILSKMFAHTWKNVHIRSCQFLYWPVILQGTGFSSQSNVEYAHRSALRKHFMWSNVAMDVIFGIIIGLALLANAEAVCFWILIVVRGITDNLLRLGCVWLMGVPAGFKLNTELAELLGMISLNAIQIFSTLCFFLSTYLSYFVEGLALSGIVFGLTVPAALCIDMLKLATLHVLTLHWLISFLYSQQIQALASLWRLFRGRKWNPLRQRLDSYDYTVEQHVVGSLLFTPLLLLLPTTSVFYIFFTMLSTTITFICIMIEITISVLHATPLAEILLWIAQRRRFPSGIWFEIISGPTACTYAGDGLSGDSLSSDLDARKTACFFKGGSKTLVSLLRSNYATIGKIIAPHYRNIFCGVRPSFGPSLAYGVLSGQRIPSTLQTSLPPTLPWMNINFREYWRLCHDAVLSFRL; this comes from the exons ATGCTGAGAAAGAAATGTAGGCTATGGTGGCCGGAGCAGCTGTTATCTTCCCAGCCCAACTCAAATCTCTTACTTTTTGGCTGGTATATATGTTCTGTAAATTCTCTCGACATCATTGTGGCTACTGCAATTTCTCCACATGAGATTTCGCCTTGCCTTCTTCAATCCAGTCTTCAG ATTCAGGAAATCCTTCATTCTGTAAATGGAGCTATGCCTCTGCGACTCCAAGATTTGTCAACAATCTCTATTCTTGGACACTGCACTGCAGATTGCACtggtaaagttttgaaattgaTGGGCACCCAAAACAATGATTCTCCCAGGAAAAGCAATAGCGAGCGACTAGAATGTCCTGGAGTGGAAGAAAATTCTTCATTAAAAACTCATAGTGATGACAGGGTGAATCAACAGTGCCATCAGAAACTATTTGCAGACACATCTGATGAAAATTGTGCAAGATGGAATTGTGGTTGCAAAAAGCTAGATCAATTTACAGAACCTCACCGGCAGTCTTTTATTAGAAATGGTAACTGGATTCAAGTACTCTGTAAATCCCAAAGAATCTTGTGCAAAGAGATCCCGGAGTTGCATCACATGCATCTTAATGGCGATACATTGTCAGCACATGATGTCCAC CTTATAATATATGAGCTCCCAACCTATGGTCGAAATCATTTCTCTTTGAGCTCTTGGGGTTCTTCTGGGCATGTGGGATCCCCTTTCAAGAAACCAAACTGGGTAAATGAGCTTGACAAGAAACCAATGCTTCTTGATTTG GACTCAGTTATGTTGGCACTTAACTGCGCAACGGCTGCTAAGGTACTGCTGGAGCAGCATATGGGTACCTTTGATCCTGTGATCCACTTGTTTTGGATATCCAC GTTGGTATCCACAGTATGGCAAACAATGGCTGTTTTGGTGGCCTCAGTTGCCACTGCTAGATACATCTTACTTCAAGCACTCTATAGGTTTCTGAGTTATGGATCTCAAActttcttctttatcttatccaagATGTTCGCTCACACGTGGAAGAACGTGCACATACGCAGTTGTCAGTTCTTGTATTGGCCAGTAATTCTTCAAGGTACTGGTTTCAG TTCCCAATCAAATGTTGAATATGCACACAGATCTGCATTACGGAAGCACTTCATGTGGTCTAATGTTGCCATGGATGTTATTTTTGGTATTATTATTGGTCTAGCATTGTTGGCTAATGCTGAAGCTGTTTGCTTTTGGATTTTGATTGTGGTACGTGGCATAACAGACAATCTGTTGCGCTTGGGTTGTGTATGGTTGATGGGTGTTCCTGCAGGCTTCAAGCTGAATACTGAACTAGCAGAGCTTCTTGGCATGATTTCACTCAATGCAATTCAAATTTTCTCTACCCTCTGTTTCTTTCTAAGTACTTATCTCAGTTATTTCGTCGAGGGGCTTGCATTGTCCGGAATTGTCTTTGGCCTGACCGTACCAGCTGCTTTGTGCATAGACATGCTTAAGCTTGCAACATTGCATGTTTTGACTCTTCATTGGTTGATATCATTTCTCTATTCACAACAGATCCAGGCTTTAGCATCTTTGTGGCGCCTTTTCAG AGGACGAAAATGGAATCCTCTTCGGCAGAGGTTAGATAGTTACGATTACACAGTTGAGCAGCATGTCGTTGGTTCACTTCTTTTTACACCTCTCTTACTTCTTCTACCAACAACTTCTGTATTCTACATTTTTTTCACCATGCTGAGTACCACCATCACTTTCATCTGCATCATGATCGAGATCACTATTTCTGTCCTGCATGCTACTCCTTTGGCTGAAATCTTACTATGGATCGCACAAAGAAGGAGATTTCCCTCTGGAATATGGTTTGAAATCATATCTGGTCCAACTGCCTGTACTTATGCAGGTGATGGACTGTCAGGTGATTCTCTGTCATCCGATTTGGATGCAAGGAAAACAGCTTgcttcttcaagggaggatcaAAAACTTTGGTTTCACTTCTCCGTAGTAATTATGCTACAATAG GTAAAATTATCGCACCACATTACCGGAATATATTCTGTGGGGTCAGGCCATCCTTCGGCCCATCATTGGCATATGGAGTCCTCAGTGGTCAGAG AATCCCATCTACTTTGCAAACTAGTCTGCCTCCCACATTGCCCTGGATGAACATTAACTTTCGCGAATATTGGAGGTTGTGCCATGATGCTGTGCTTTCATTCAGATTATGA